In Ruminococcaceae bacterium BL-4, one DNA window encodes the following:
- the tgpA gene encoding Protein-glutamine gamma-glutamyltransferase: protein MICLLFFCTVFFCSCGNSSNLNAKNASNSSAIVGATSFPIQNLPKVSATNQVIQENNAVLDIGNISQGYFLASYSGDQTKRAKLRVVKDDQTYYYDLVYGKADAFPLSLGNGTYEATIFQQIADDRYAAILTNSFSVELKDEFSPFLVSTQYIPFSSDSTAVQKAYELSSDCHSDAEVLSKIYNYIKDHISYDKEKAASLKTIYIPNPDETLSNQKGICYDYASLAAVMLRANGIPTKMIFGYVGKNDLYHAWNMVYLQNAGWISVKFKADSNEWTRIDSTFAASMSDSSLSTFIGDGSHYTNRYIY, encoded by the coding sequence ATGATTTGTCTCCTCTTCTTCTGTACTGTCTTTTTCTGCAGCTGTGGAAATTCCTCAAATCTTAATGCAAAAAATGCTTCTAATTCTTCAGCTATAGTGGGAGCCACTTCCTTTCCGATTCAGAATCTTCCAAAAGTTTCTGCAACGAATCAGGTAATTCAAGAAAACAATGCCGTCTTAGATATTGGAAATATCTCACAGGGATATTTTTTAGCCTCCTATTCCGGTGATCAGACAAAGCGTGCTAAATTGCGGGTCGTAAAAGACGACCAAACGTATTATTATGATTTGGTCTATGGAAAAGCAGACGCATTTCCGCTTTCTCTCGGAAACGGAACTTACGAAGCAACCATCTTTCAGCAAATTGCAGATGACCGTTATGCTGCAATTCTAACAAACTCTTTTTCCGTAGAACTCAAAGATGAATTTTCTCCTTTTCTGGTTTCCACGCAATATATTCCCTTCTCCAGCGATAGTACCGCTGTGCAAAAAGCGTACGAGCTTTCTTCTGATTGTCATTCCGATGCGGAGGTTCTATCAAAAATATATAATTATATCAAAGACCATATCTCTTACGATAAAGAAAAGGCTGCTTCTCTAAAAACGATCTATATTCCGAATCCTGATGAGACGCTCAGCAATCAAAAAGGGATCTGCTATGATTATGCTTCTCTTGCAGCTGTGATGCTGCGTGCAAACGGGATTCCTACAAAAATGATTTTTGGCTATGTAGGAAAAAACGATCTCTACCACGCATGGAATATGGTTTATCTGCAAAACGCCGGATGGATTTCGGTAAAATTTAAAGCAGATTCCAATGAATGGACCCGAATCGACTCCACTTTTGCAGCCAGTATGAGTGACAGCTCTCTGTCAACTTTTATCGGAGACGGTTCTCACTATACAAACCGCTATATTTACTGA
- a CDS encoding Glyoxalase/Bleomycin resistance /Dioxygenase superfamily protein, with protein MKYTCTLIAVKDMEKAKQFYHDVLGLEIVSDFGANVTLTGGITLQTANTWKKFIHKQEKEIVFGNNACELYFEEDDMDSFIKKLNSIKSILYVHPLLEHSWGQRVVRFYDLDKHIIEVGENMNMVVKRFINSGLSIEETAIRMDVPVDYVKSCLV; from the coding sequence ATGAAATACACCTGCACGTTAATCGCGGTTAAAGACATGGAAAAGGCAAAGCAATTTTACCACGACGTTTTAGGGTTAGAAATTGTTTCTGATTTTGGAGCAAACGTCACTCTGACAGGCGGTATCACACTGCAGACTGCTAACACTTGGAAAAAATTTATTCATAAGCAAGAGAAAGAAATTGTCTTTGGAAACAATGCCTGCGAGTTATATTTTGAAGAAGATGATATGGACAGCTTTATTAAAAAGCTAAACAGTATAAAAAGCATCCTATATGTTCACCCGCTCCTTGAACATTCATGGGGACAACGAGTCGTCCGTTTCTATGATTTGGATAAACATATCATTGAAGTCGGTGAAAACATGAATATGGTCGTTAAGAGATTCATAAACTCTGGACTCTCGATTGAAGAAACAGCTATTCGTATGGATGTCCCTGTTGACTATGTAAAATCGTGCCTAGTATAA
- the pflB gene encoding pyruvate formate lyase I (Evidence 2a : Function from experimental evidences in other organisms; PubMedId : 10504733, 1310545, 2651404, 3053170, 9629924; Product type e : enzyme): MQKAWEGFHEGNWQNAIDVRNFIQKNYTLYEGDESFLKGPTKKTQKVWGKCTTLLQEEMKKGGVLDVETERISGINNFEPGYIDRENEVIVGLQTDAPLKRMVNLYGGMRMAEQSLEQYGYKLNPEIERHFSEYRKTHNEGVFDAYPKRVRTARHAGLLTGLPDAYGRGRIIGDYRRMALYGIDFLISEKEKDLDELDGPMDDERIRLREEVSMQVKALKEIAEMGASYGIDLTKPASNAKEAVQAVYMGYLAGVKENNGAATSLGRTSTFLDIYIERDLQNGLLDEEGAQELIDQFIMKLRLVRHLRTPEYNELFGGDPTWITESLGGVGVNGKPLVTKNSFRYLHTLKNLGTAPEPNLTVLWSEHLPQAWKNYCAKVSIETDSIQYENDDIMRPIYGDDYGIACCVSAMRMGKQMQFFGARCNLAKSLLYAINGGIDEKKGTLVIPGIEPMTDEILDYDKVWKSYQKVLEYDAQLYTDANNIIHFMHDKYAYEASQMALHDTKVERLMAFGVAGLSVAADSLSAIKFAKVKPIRDENGIAVDFVTEGDFPKYGNDDDRVDDLAVNVMTTFSTELKKHPLYRGAIHTLSALTITSNVMYGKKTGTTPDGRKAGQPLAPGANPMHGRDKSGALASLNSVAKLPYRNICQDGVSNTFSIVPNALGKDEPQRQNNLVFILGGYFAQGAHHLNVNVLNRETLLDAMDHPEKYPTLTIRVSGYAVNFNRLSREQQLEVVARTFHESM, encoded by the coding sequence ATGCAGAAAGCTTGGGAAGGTTTCCATGAAGGAAACTGGCAGAATGCCATTGATGTCCGTAATTTCATTCAAAAAAACTATACTCTTTATGAGGGAGACGAAAGCTTTTTAAAAGGGCCTACCAAAAAGACTCAGAAAGTCTGGGGAAAATGCACCACACTTTTACAGGAAGAAATGAAAAAAGGCGGCGTCCTTGATGTCGAAACGGAACGGATTTCCGGCATCAACAATTTTGAACCCGGCTATATTGACCGCGAAAATGAAGTGATCGTCGGGCTTCAGACAGATGCTCCGCTTAAAAGAATGGTAAATCTTTACGGCGGAATGCGCATGGCCGAACAGAGCCTTGAGCAGTATGGATATAAGCTCAATCCGGAAATTGAACGTCATTTTTCAGAATATCGTAAAACCCATAATGAGGGCGTTTTTGATGCTTATCCAAAACGAGTAAGAACGGCGCGCCATGCAGGATTGCTTACTGGACTTCCGGATGCTTATGGGCGCGGCAGAATTATTGGAGATTATCGCCGGATGGCACTTTATGGGATTGATTTCCTGATCAGCGAAAAAGAAAAAGATCTTGACGAGCTGGATGGCCCGATGGATGATGAGAGAATTCGTTTGCGGGAAGAAGTCAGCATGCAGGTTAAGGCTTTAAAAGAGATCGCAGAAATGGGAGCAAGCTATGGAATTGATTTGACAAAGCCTGCCTCTAACGCCAAAGAAGCTGTGCAGGCAGTTTATATGGGATACTTAGCGGGCGTAAAAGAAAATAATGGCGCTGCAACTTCTTTGGGCCGCACCTCTACTTTTCTCGATATTTATATTGAACGTGATTTGCAGAACGGTCTTTTGGATGAAGAAGGCGCTCAAGAGCTGATTGACCAATTTATCATGAAACTTCGTCTGGTGCGCCATCTGCGTACCCCGGAATATAATGAGCTTTTCGGCGGCGACCCTACATGGATCACAGAATCTCTTGGCGGTGTTGGTGTAAACGGTAAACCGCTGGTCACCAAAAACTCTTTCCGTTATCTGCATACGCTTAAAAATCTCGGTACTGCGCCGGAACCGAATCTGACAGTTCTTTGGAGCGAACATCTGCCGCAGGCATGGAAGAATTACTGCGCAAAGGTTTCTATTGAAACAGATTCCATTCAATATGAAAATGACGATATTATGCGTCCAATCTACGGAGACGACTATGGAATTGCATGTTGCGTTTCCGCTATGCGCATGGGCAAGCAGATGCAGTTTTTTGGTGCACGCTGCAACCTTGCCAAGTCTTTACTCTATGCGATTAACGGCGGAATCGATGAGAAAAAAGGAACGCTCGTTATACCGGGAATTGAGCCGATGACGGACGAAATTCTTGATTATGATAAGGTTTGGAAAAGCTATCAGAAAGTGCTGGAATATGATGCTCAGCTTTACACGGATGCCAATAACATCATTCATTTTATGCACGATAAGTATGCTTACGAAGCAAGCCAGATGGCTTTGCATGATACAAAAGTAGAACGTCTGATGGCTTTTGGGGTAGCAGGTCTTTCGGTCGCTGCGGATAGCCTTTCTGCAATTAAATTTGCAAAAGTAAAGCCAATTCGTGACGAAAACGGAATTGCAGTGGACTTTGTGACCGAAGGGGATTTTCCAAAATACGGAAATGATGATGATCGTGTAGATGATCTTGCCGTCAACGTTATGACAACCTTTAGTACAGAACTTAAGAAGCATCCGCTTTATAGGGGCGCGATTCATACGCTTTCTGCACTGACGATTACCAGCAATGTCATGTATGGCAAAAAAACCGGAACAACGCCGGATGGCAGAAAAGCCGGACAGCCTTTGGCTCCTGGTGCAAATCCGATGCACGGAAGAGATAAGTCAGGTGCGCTGGCTTCTTTAAACTCTGTTGCAAAGCTGCCTTATCGCAATATTTGTCAGGACGGCGTTTCCAATACATTTTCGATTGTCCCGAATGCTTTGGGAAAAGATGAGCCCCAACGTCAAAATAATTTGGTCTTTATTTTAGGTGGGTATTTTGCACAGGGGGCACATCATCTGAATGTAAATGTACTCAACAGAGAAACCTTGCTGGATGCGATGGATCATCCGGAAAAATATCCGACTCTGACCATTCGTGTTTCCGGATATGCGGTCAACTTTAACCGCCTTTCCAGAGAGCAGCAGCTGGAAGTGGTTGCCCGTACTTTCCATGAATCCATGTAA
- the niaR gene encoding putative transcription repressor NiaR (Evidence 3 : Putative function from multiple computational evidences), whose product MTPDERRNGILKVLEETETPLSATKLARQFGVSRQIIVGDVALLRASEIKIFATPRGYVLNRDSNSQKHTIACRHESLSLLQKELYLVVDNGCGLIDVIVDHDLYGQIIGQLHIFSRHDADEFLSRLNKTHSVPLSALTGGVHLHTLSCPDEASFGRVLEELKKSGILFEENL is encoded by the coding sequence ATGACACCGGATGAACGTCGAAATGGAATTTTAAAAGTACTCGAGGAAACCGAAACACCATTGAGTGCTACAAAACTTGCACGCCAATTCGGCGTCAGCAGACAGATCATTGTTGGTGATGTTGCACTTTTGCGTGCTTCTGAAATTAAAATTTTTGCAACGCCCCGCGGCTATGTTCTCAACCGGGATTCCAATTCTCAAAAGCACACGATTGCTTGCCGGCATGAATCACTCTCTCTTCTGCAAAAAGAGCTTTACTTAGTAGTGGATAACGGCTGCGGTCTAATCGATGTCATCGTTGACCACGATCTTTACGGACAAATTATTGGCCAGCTACATATTTTTTCCCGCCATGATGCCGATGAATTTTTAAGCCGTCTAAATAAAACCCACTCTGTTCCGCTTTCCGCGCTGACAGGAGGCGTTCATCTCCATACACTCTCCTGCCCAGATGAAGCTTCTTTTGGACGCGTCTTAGAAGAACTCAAAAAATCCGGAATCCTTTTTGAAGAAAATCTTTAA
- a CDS encoding PAS domain S-box-containing protein/diguanylate cyclase (GGDEF)-like protein: MLMNGLHLTVYIFSNSLKLESCLRKVPLEKDVTCGFLTCQKISEINFNKGMSLVIIDQVSLLSEICAFKQKNVTSIFYGQEKELLQLNEEMLFLVDGIWEKSSSEKMLQFYFANRIKETRYKYDAWLYQNLLTVTIDSMPEMVWYKNIAGAHMIVNSQFCKTVHKTKEQIRGKGHCYIWDLPPEEYKTGEYACRESDNAVMRKRQTCISEEAVKTKDGLKQLRTFKSPLFDIDGSIMGTVGVAHDMTDFSNIGVELEILIENFPFPLAICDKKWNIVRTNQNFKDVFDATDSVLDYKVWKASTFQNVYLKKRDHEKTKVEEVAFQRKDQSLIFELIEREIIDAFGYVSGYYCLFTDITVERSYENKIMKLANTDPLTQVYNRRYFYNYMKDHYGEPMTLFYMDLDHFKLINDTYGHQYGDYVLSVTAKQIQKVFPDGLVARMGGDEFIAVLCGEYNISEMNRRAHQLAKIERNAFYKNIVSDEKFRRNITISIGIAQTDGTNKNIDALILESDTQMYHQKSSIE; encoded by the coding sequence ATGCTTATGAATGGATTACACTTGACGGTATATATTTTTAGTAATTCCTTAAAATTGGAATCTTGTTTGCGAAAGGTGCCATTGGAAAAAGATGTTACCTGCGGATTCCTAACATGTCAAAAAATTTCTGAGATTAATTTTAATAAGGGTATGAGTCTCGTTATTATTGATCAGGTATCCTTACTGTCGGAAATTTGCGCTTTTAAACAAAAAAATGTTACTTCGATTTTTTATGGGCAAGAAAAAGAATTATTACAACTCAATGAAGAAATGTTGTTTTTAGTGGATGGAATTTGGGAAAAATCATCTTCTGAAAAGATGCTTCAGTTTTATTTTGCCAACCGGATCAAAGAGACACGATATAAATATGACGCATGGCTGTATCAGAACCTCCTGACGGTCACGATTGACAGTATGCCGGAAATGGTTTGGTATAAAAACATTGCCGGTGCTCATATGATTGTGAATTCACAGTTCTGCAAAACTGTACATAAGACAAAAGAACAGATTAGGGGGAAGGGACACTGCTATATCTGGGATCTTCCGCCGGAAGAGTACAAAACCGGAGAATATGCTTGCCGGGAGTCTGATAATGCTGTGATGCGAAAAAGGCAGACGTGTATTTCTGAAGAGGCTGTAAAAACAAAGGACGGATTAAAACAACTCCGTACCTTTAAATCGCCATTGTTTGATATTGACGGCTCTATCATGGGAACTGTTGGAGTTGCACACGATATGACTGACTTTAGCAATATTGGAGTGGAGCTGGAAATTTTAATTGAGAATTTTCCATTTCCGCTTGCAATCTGTGATAAGAAATGGAATATTGTCCGAACAAACCAAAATTTTAAAGATGTATTTGATGCTACGGATTCTGTATTGGATTATAAAGTATGGAAAGCTTCAACCTTTCAGAATGTTTATTTAAAAAAGCGTGACCATGAAAAAACGAAAGTGGAAGAGGTCGCTTTTCAGCGTAAAGATCAGAGCTTGATTTTTGAATTGATTGAACGGGAGATTATAGATGCATTTGGCTATGTATCTGGATATTACTGCCTTTTTACCGATATTACGGTAGAGCGTTCTTACGAAAACAAAATCATGAAGCTGGCTAATACAGATCCTCTGACTCAGGTTTATAATCGCCGTTATTTTTATAATTATATGAAAGATCATTATGGAGAACCAATGACGCTTTTTTATATGGATCTGGATCATTTTAAATTGATTAATGATACTTATGGCCATCAGTATGGCGATTATGTGCTCTCCGTTACTGCAAAGCAGATCCAAAAAGTATTTCCGGATGGGCTGGTTGCACGTATGGGCGGGGATGAATTTATAGCTGTTCTTTGTGGGGAATATAATATTTCTGAAATGAATCGACGGGCACATCAGTTAGCCAAAATTGAAAGGAATGCGTTTTATAAGAACATTGTTTCAGACGAAAAATTCCGCAGAAATATTACGATCAGTATTGGAATTGCGCAGACAGATGGGACGAATAAGAATATTGATGCATTGATTTTAGAAAGTGATACGCAAATGTACCATCAAAAGAGCAGTATCGAATAA
- a CDS encoding protein of unknown function (Evidence 5 : Unknown function) — protein sequence MKRKKRANKEPFRINVVEMAMQPRLEIFGNRELVIDGCAGVLEYSAEKIRVRYGRMVLQIGGRNLKISNLGAKSLSVTGFFTGFEFLS from the coding sequence ATGAAAAGAAAAAAAAGGGCGAACAAAGAACCTTTCCGGATAAACGTGGTGGAAATGGCGATGCAACCGCGTCTGGAAATTTTCGGCAATCGAGAGCTGGTAATCGATGGCTGTGCCGGGGTTCTAGAATATTCTGCAGAAAAAATTCGCGTTCGTTATGGCAGAATGGTTCTGCAAATTGGCGGGCGAAATCTTAAAATCAGCAATTTGGGAGCAAAATCGCTTTCAGTGACCGGATTCTTTACGGGCTTTGAATTTTTATCATAG
- a CDS encoding conserved protein of unknown function (Evidence 4 : Unknown function but conserved in other organisms) produces MGTIRTSVTVLFEDPFWIALYERWEDRRYEICKITFGAEPKDYQVYAFLCKNWKRLRFSPAVQAEKSDVERINPKRMQRLIHRQVKSTGVGTKAQQALKLFQEQNKLVRKENSRERREEEKDRRYELHREKAKEKHKGH; encoded by the coding sequence GTGGGAACAATCCGTACTTCTGTTACGGTTCTGTTCGAAGATCCGTTTTGGATTGCGCTTTATGAACGGTGGGAAGATAGACGCTACGAAATTTGTAAGATCACCTTCGGAGCGGAACCCAAGGACTATCAAGTGTATGCGTTTCTGTGTAAGAATTGGAAAAGGCTGCGTTTTAGTCCGGCAGTTCAGGCAGAGAAATCTGACGTAGAAAGAATCAATCCAAAACGAATGCAGCGCCTAATTCATCGACAGGTTAAGAGTACCGGAGTTGGAACTAAGGCACAGCAAGCGCTCAAACTTTTTCAGGAACAGAACAAACTGGTTCGAAAAGAAAACTCCCGCGAACGGCGCGAAGAAGAAAAAGACCGCCGCTACGAACTTCACAGAGAAAAAGCAAAAGAAAAGCACAAAGGCCATTAA
- a CDS encoding Stage IV sporulation protein codes for MPKLTRWLVGWVRFTVKSGGERFLNSCARKGILLWDIRPGPPISCCIRDSSYRDLRPIARQAKVKIRLQKKAGLKRKIWALKKRPGLVIGAVLCLLNLWYLSHFLWTVNIQMQGAETLTPQKIEDTLKQLGITSGTPKEEIPTGKVQAHLMDAFPEISWVTVNDRGCDLEIHVTEKSNAPVVEDKTGWCHLRAKCSGVITRTEVFAGKALVKAGDGVYEGQLLVSSAVVDHEREFYQMTHASGKIYADTKHVLKEQVPLSTEISEEDGSVVVRRGLRIFGMQIPLSFSLPPQGEARHEFESQTLAAGNTALPVSLEVEKIYPLKKVSIERTEEQAMAEADRLLSEQEEQANIDGEVLKREDQSKIENGVLFVERTLNCEENIAEEVKISVD; via the coding sequence ATGCCGAAATTGACCCGTTGGCTTGTTGGATGGGTACGCTTTACCGTGAAAAGCGGCGGAGAGCGTTTTTTAAATAGCTGTGCGCGCAAAGGAATTCTGCTCTGGGATATTCGGCCGGGCCCTCCGATTTCTTGCTGCATTAGGGATTCCTCTTATCGGGATCTCCGACCGATTGCAAGACAGGCAAAAGTAAAAATCCGTTTACAGAAAAAAGCAGGACTAAAAAGAAAAATATGGGCCTTAAAAAAACGTCCGGGACTCGTGATTGGTGCAGTCCTTTGTTTGCTGAATCTTTGGTATCTTTCTCATTTTTTATGGACGGTTAATATACAGATGCAGGGAGCAGAAACGCTGACTCCACAGAAAATTGAAGATACCTTGAAACAGCTTGGCATTACATCTGGAACTCCAAAAGAGGAAATTCCAACAGGAAAAGTGCAGGCTCATCTGATGGATGCTTTTCCAGAGATCAGTTGGGTAACGGTTAATGACCGAGGCTGTGATTTGGAGATCCATGTAACGGAAAAAAGCAATGCGCCGGTGGTAGAAGATAAAACAGGCTGGTGTCATCTGCGGGCAAAATGCAGCGGCGTCATCACCAGAACAGAGGTCTTTGCAGGGAAAGCTCTTGTTAAGGCTGGTGACGGTGTTTACGAAGGGCAGCTTTTGGTTTCTTCGGCAGTTGTAGATCATGAGAGGGAGTTTTACCAAATGACACATGCCTCCGGAAAAATCTATGCAGATACAAAGCACGTTTTAAAAGAACAGGTACCGCTTTCTACAGAAATTTCGGAAGAAGACGGAAGCGTTGTTGTTCGTCGGGGACTGCGTATCTTTGGAATGCAGATCCCATTAAGCTTTTCTTTGCCGCCACAGGGAGAAGCAAGACATGAATTCGAAAGTCAAACGCTTGCTGCGGGGAATACTGCACTTCCGGTCAGTCTGGAAGTGGAAAAAATTTATCCGCTCAAAAAGGTTTCCATTGAGCGTACGGAAGAACAAGCGATGGCGGAAGCAGACCGGCTTTTGAGCGAGCAGGAGGAGCAGGCGAACATCGATGGAGAGGTCTTAAAAAGGGAAGATCAGTCCAAAATCGAAAATGGAGTGCTCTTTGTAGAACGTACTCTAAATTGTGAGGAAAATATCGCAGAAGAGGTAAAAATTTCTGTCGATTAA
- the pflA gene encoding pyruvate formate lyase activating enzyme 1 (Evidence 2a : Function from experimental evidences in other organisms; Product type e : enzyme), whose protein sequence is MALARIHSIESMGLVDGPGIRVVVFMQGCRLRCRFCHNPDTWDLLGGTQMSPQELLKMLLRYRPYFERSGGGVTFSGGEPLMQPQFLEEMLFLCKEAGIHTCLDTAGCGMGNYEAILKNTDLILYDVKEITSEKYQSMTGQNWDETNRFLRAVQKSGTPVWVRHVVVPGLTDSQEHLKALRQFILERVPNVKQVELLPYHLLGVSKYETMGIPYSLKGVPAMDPNVLEEDQKKYFQNFSGGI, encoded by the coding sequence ATGGCGCTTGCTCGAATCCATTCGATTGAGAGCATGGGATTAGTAGACGGACCGGGAATTCGTGTAGTCGTGTTTATGCAGGGGTGCCGACTGCGGTGCAGATTTTGTCATAATCCGGATACATGGGACTTATTAGGCGGCACACAAATGTCACCGCAGGAACTTTTAAAAATGCTTTTGCGCTATCGTCCATACTTTGAGCGAAGCGGCGGCGGAGTAACTTTTTCCGGCGGAGAACCTTTGATGCAGCCACAGTTTCTTGAGGAGATGCTTTTCCTTTGCAAAGAGGCGGGAATCCATACTTGTTTGGATACAGCCGGCTGCGGAATGGGGAATTATGAGGCAATTTTAAAGAATACCGATTTAATTCTTTATGATGTGAAAGAGATTACATCGGAAAAGTATCAGAGTATGACAGGTCAAAACTGGGATGAAACAAATCGTTTTTTAAGAGCGGTACAAAAAAGCGGAACACCAGTATGGGTGCGCCATGTAGTGGTACCGGGACTGACTGATTCGCAGGAACATTTAAAAGCACTGCGTCAATTTATTTTGGAACGGGTGCCAAATGTTAAACAGGTGGAACTTTTACCGTACCATTTGCTGGGAGTCAGCAAATATGAGACGATGGGAATTCCCTATTCCTTAAAAGGGGTTCCTGCTATGGATCCCAATGTATTGGAAGAAGATCAGAAAAAATATTTTCAGAACTTTTCAGGAGGAATTTAA
- a CDS encoding protein of unknown function (Evidence 5 : Unknown function), which translates to MNPCELTVFISSLASALAKNLSNEELQLLSAVFTQLGDSFNTFLIQRENCEPPCTSLPSNQIAGNSNKPVL; encoded by the coding sequence ATGAACCCTTGTGAATTGACTGTTTTTATCTCTTCTCTTGCTTCTGCCCTCGCAAAAAACCTCTCCAATGAGGAACTGCAGCTTTTATCCGCTGTTTTTACGCAGCTCGGAGATTCTTTTAATACTTTTCTGATCCAACGCGAAAATTGCGAACCACCCTGTACTTCTTTGCCTTCCAATCAAATCGCTGGAAATTCCAATAAGCCCGTGCTATAA
- a CDS encoding conserved membrane protein of unknown function (Evidence 4 : Unknown function but conserved in other organisms), with translation MKKIFTFGGGLFLIALLLRFPQEGAAGAKLGLDTCLSVLIPSLYPFLVLTVFLVKSGATDSFGNSPLGKLIARLFALPQSAAGTILMGMCGGYPAGSRGIEALYEENELTEKEASHALLFCVNAGPAFLCTAVGAGFLRNPVAGQLLLCAHLLGGILLGVLLSIHFRGHFSLPKFSQKPLPSPSKALLEAARSAAASMVSMCGFVILFAAFLQIAQKLLSLPQLSALSAICEVTLGCKTMALSAMPLWCFALATGWGGLCVHLQVLQGLKFKVPLWQFFLCRLLHGILSAVLVFPLAHLFPGASPVFGSNSATVPSLSGPMIGSAVLLLLCIAVLFDTCSFSKRQEKA, from the coding sequence TTGAAAAAGATTTTCACTTTTGGAGGAGGTCTCTTTTTAATTGCCTTACTGCTGCGATTTCCTCAAGAAGGAGCCGCCGGCGCAAAGCTGGGGCTTGATACCTGTCTCTCTGTTCTCATTCCATCTCTATATCCATTCCTGGTTCTGACAGTCTTTCTTGTAAAAAGCGGAGCTACCGACTCTTTTGGAAATTCTCCTCTTGGAAAGTTAATTGCAAGACTTTTTGCTTTACCTCAGTCCGCTGCCGGAACAATTCTGATGGGAATGTGCGGCGGCTATCCGGCCGGTTCCCGTGGAATCGAAGCACTTTACGAAGAAAATGAGCTCACCGAAAAAGAAGCCTCTCACGCTCTCTTGTTTTGTGTAAACGCAGGGCCGGCATTTCTTTGTACCGCAGTCGGTGCCGGCTTTTTAAGAAATCCCGTCGCCGGCCAGCTGCTTTTATGTGCGCATCTTTTAGGAGGAATCCTTCTCGGCGTTCTTCTTTCAATTCACTTTCGGGGACATTTTTCTCTTCCCAAATTTTCTCAAAAACCATTACCTTCCCCCTCAAAAGCATTGCTCGAAGCTGCACGCAGTGCCGCGGCTTCCATGGTCTCTATGTGCGGATTTGTCATTCTTTTTGCAGCTTTTCTTCAGATCGCCCAAAAGCTCCTTTCTCTTCCCCAGCTTTCCGCTCTCTCCGCTATCTGTGAAGTAACTTTGGGCTGCAAAACCATGGCTCTCTCCGCAATGCCGCTCTGGTGTTTTGCTCTGGCAACCGGCTGGGGCGGGCTCTGCGTTCATCTGCAAGTTTTACAGGGATTAAAATTCAAAGTCCCTCTATGGCAGTTTTTCCTTTGCCGCCTGCTTCATGGGATCTTATCAGCAGTGCTTGTTTTTCCACTCGCCCACCTGTTCCCGGGCGCATCTCCGGTCTTTGGAAGTAACTCTGCTACCGTTCCCAGCCTTTCTGGTCCAATGATTGGAAGTGCTGTTTTGCTGCTTCTTTGTATCGCGGTTCTATTTGACACCTGTTCTTTCTCAAAAAGGCAAGAAAAAGCATAG
- the niaX gene encoding Niacin ECF transporter S component NiaX: MNKSRPNSLLYLVFSGLLCGISIMIPMVFPKIVIEPMSFTLASHVPTFLAIFISPAVAVATCIASAIGFFITTSPVIAMRALSHIGFVLVGCLILKKKSDILQKPSSAMGFGFVLSLVHALCETLVVTAFYFGGAMTGKWYANGFLFSVILLVGGGTILHSMVDFTIAVAVWKPVQNFISIPVAASMKKKVA, translated from the coding sequence ATGAATAAGAGTCGACCAAACAGCCTTTTGTATCTGGTTTTTTCCGGACTTCTATGTGGAATCAGCATTATGATTCCAATGGTGTTTCCTAAAATTGTAATTGAACCGATGTCCTTTACCCTAGCTTCCCACGTCCCGACCTTTCTGGCAATTTTTATCTCACCAGCAGTTGCAGTTGCTACCTGTATTGCTTCTGCAATTGGATTTTTCATCACGACTTCTCCGGTCATTGCCATGCGTGCACTTTCGCATATTGGTTTTGTACTGGTAGGCTGTCTGATTCTGAAAAAGAAAAGTGACATTCTGCAAAAGCCATCTTCTGCTATGGGCTTTGGTTTTGTGCTGTCTTTAGTACATGCCCTCTGCGAAACTCTCGTCGTAACTGCCTTCTATTTTGGCGGTGCAATGACCGGAAAATGGTATGCAAACGGCTTTTTATTCTCTGTCATTCTGCTGGTCGGCGGCGGCACCATCCTTCACAGTATGGTGGACTTCACCATTGCGGTTGCAGTCTGGAAACCGGTTCAAAATTTTATCTCGATCCCGGTAGCTGCTTCTATGAAAAAGAAAGTCGCCTAA